In Fusarium musae strain F31 chromosome 7, whole genome shotgun sequence, a single window of DNA contains:
- the ATG1 gene encoding Serine/threonine-protein kinase (EggNog:ENOG41): MAARQESSTSSGSRKSGSRAVVGQFNIGSEIGKGSFAQVYLGWHKDTKAAVAIKSVELERLNKKLRENLYSEIQILKTLRHPHIVALHDCLESTSHINLIMEYCELGDLSLFIKKREKLATHPATHDMARKYPSAPNSGLHEVVIRHFLKQLTSALEFLRSKNYVHRDVKPQNLLLLPSRPFRDQRSRPVMQASQDSLIPIAGLASLPMLKLADFGFARVLPSTSLADTLCGSPLYMAPEILRYERYDAKADLWSVGTVLYEMSTGRPPFRARNHVELLRKIEAAEDVIKFPREVTISADLKALIRSLLKRSPVERLSFENFFAHQVVTSEIPGLVEDDIPKPVRQEPREVRSAFHGGSPSLSSRSPRQPGYESPRDGIASRSPRDQHSRSPQAASPGEGRYSRQSHDSQRPAGNSPREVGEGLGIRRPIAHHAATAPVQQRIQDRGNSRDKVSPPTSLLNQARRDRALSNPSITEEEKAAQDVALEREYVVVERRHVEVNALADELAANERFGDPSSQRTGPMTRRYTQQGAPTSTSGAIATPSSRNALVAQSRHDRKSSYDKALSASPGSASSAISKAIQDASLRLFGFKVPPLRGTPKGPSPPLYQAFPTYPTPQAPVGLLGDGKNTHGTDEDARAAQAIEEFATRSDCVYGFAEVKYKQLVPLAPSADHILGGLEPEQMENEEDGLTVEAIVALSEEALVLYVKSLTLLARAMDIASVWWSKKSRGETGTGLSAAAAQSIVQRINAVVQWVRQRFNEVLEKSEIVRMKLTEAQKQLPEDHPSHPSNHGTESIASSAGGATKQVYLTPGISAEKLMYDRALEMSRAAAIDEVTNENLSGCEISYITAIRMLEAVLDNDDDSGLDTRRLSTGKEDERDAVKETSGGELDSDEEAHVRKRRLAAVRKKQQMIAEANSKTLQSYQQSTRRRSGDITPRSVPSHSSS; encoded by the exons ATGGCGGCCCGGCAGGAGTCCTCGACCTCCTCGGGGTCCAGGAAGTCGGGCAGTCGTGCTGTAGTAGGACAGTTCAACATCGGCTCCGAGATTGGAAAGGGTAGTTTTGCTCAAGTGTATTTAGGTTGGCATAAG GACACTAAGGCTGCCGTTGCCATCAAATCCGTCGAGCTCGAACGTCTGAACAAGAAGCTACGAGAGAACCTCTACAGCGAAATACAAATACTCAAGACATTACGCCACCCACACATCGTCGCCCTCCATGACTGTCTCGAGTCGACAAGCCACATCAATTTAATTATGGAATACTGCGAGCTTGGCGATCTATCCCTGTTCATCAAGAAACGAGAGAAGCTCGCCACACATCCTGCCACACATGATATGGCCCGCAAGTATCCAAGTGCGCCAAACTCCGGCTTGCATGAGGTTGTCATTCGACATTTCTTGAAACAGCTGACTAGTGCCCTCGAGTTCCTACGCAGCAAGAACTACGTTCACCGAGATGTCAAGCCACAAAATCTGCTACTGCTGCCCTCACGGCCCTTCAGGGACCAAAGAAGTCGCCCTGTCATGCAAGCCAGCCAAGACTCGCTGATCCCTATCGCCGGATTAGCATCCTTACCTATGCTCAAGCTTGCCGACTTCGGCTTCGCACGTGTGCTTCCCTCCACTTCCCTGGCCGATACCCTTTGTGGATCCCCCCTGTACATGGCCCCAGAAATTCTCCGATACGAGCGATATGATGCGAAAGCCGATCTTTGGTCAGTGGGAACTGTGCTCTATGAGATGAGCACAGGTCGCCCTCCGTTCCGGGCTAGAAACCACGTCGAACTGCTGCGTAAGATTGAAGCTGCCGAGGATGTTATCAAGTTCCCCAGGGAGGTGACTATCAGTGCCGACCTGAAAGCTCTAATTCGAAGTCTACTCAAGAGAAGTCCTGTCGAGCGACTGAGTTTCGAGAATTTCTTCGCACATCAGGTCGTTACGAGCGAAATTCCTGGCTTAGTAGAGGATGATATTCCAAAGCCAGTCAGGCAAGAACCTCGGGAGGTGAGATCAGCCTTTCATGGGGGCTCGCCTTCGTTATCATCACGAAGTCCCCGACAACCCGGTTACGAATCGCCAAGAGACGGCATTGCTTCGAGATCTCCCAGAGATCAGCACTCAAGGTCGCCACAAGCAGCAAGCCCGGGAGAAGGTCGGTATTCTCGGCAATCGCATGACAGTCAAAGACCAGCGGGAAATTCTCCTCGCGAGGTCGGGGAGGGTCTTGGAATTCGCCGCCCAATTGCACACCATGCAGCGACTGCTCCGGTTCAGCAACGTATCCAGGATAGGGGAAATAGTCGGGATAAGGTCTCACCTCCAACATCTCTCCTGAACCAGGCACGCAGGGACAGAGCCTTGAGCAATCCATCAATtacagaagaggagaaggcggCGCAAGATGTTGCCTTGGAGCGAGAATACGTGGTTGTTGAGAGACGGCATGTTGAGGTCAACGCTCTGGCCGATGAACTGGCAGCGAACGAGCGATTCGGTGACCCATCCTCTCAAAGAACAGGACCCATGACTCGACGGTATACTCAACAAGGTGCACCCACTTCTACATCAGGAGCAATTGCCACTCCGTCTTCTCGCAATGCTTTGGTGGCCCAGAGCCGCCATGACCGGAAATCATCGTACGACAAGGCTCTTTCTGCTAGTCCAGGTTCAGCCTCTAGTGCTATCTCTAAGGCGATCCAAGACGCCAGCCTGCGTCTTTTTGGCTTCAAGGTCCCCCCTCTGCGTGGTACACCAAAGGGCCCATCGCCTCCCCTGTATCAAGCTTTCCCGACATATCCAACTCCTCAGGCCCCAGTCGGACTTTTAGGTGACGGCAAAAACACTCACGGAACCGACGAGGATGCTCGAGCCGCGCAAGCCATAGAAGAGTTTGCAACACGTAGTGACTGTGTCTACGGTTTCGCCGAAGTCAAGTACAAGCAGCTTGTTCCTCTGGCACCGTCCGCCGATCATATTTTGGGCGGTCTAGAACCTGAACAAATGGAAAATGAGGAAGACGGATTGACAGTTGAGGCAATTGTTGCTCTCTCAGAGGAGGCTCTTGTTCTATATGTGAAGTCGCTCACTCTTCTCGCCAGAGCTATGGACATAGCTAGTGTCTGGTGGTCCAAGAAGAGCCGGGGAGAAACAGGCACTGGCCTatcagctgctgctgctcagaGCATTGTTCAGCGCATAAACGCAGTTGTTCAGTGGGTCCGGCAGCGATTTAACGAGGTGCTGGAGAAGTCGGAAATCGTCCGTATGAAGCTCACGGAAGCGCAGAAGCAACTGCCTGAAGACCATCCCAGCCATCCATCTAACCACGGAACAGAATCGATTGCTTCCTCCGCAGGGGGCGCGACCAAGCAGGTTTACTTGACCCCTGGCATAAGTGCTGAGAAGCTCATGTATGATCGGGCGCTGGAGATGAGTCGCGCTGCCGCAATTGACGAAGTTACGAACGAGAACCTCTCCGGATGCGAGATTTCGTACATCACGGCCATCCGAATGCTTGAGGCTGTGTTGGACAACGATGACGATTCAGGCTTAGATACAAGAAGGTTGTCGACGGGCAAAGAAGATGAGCGAGACGCCGTCAAGGAAACTAGCGGTGGTGAGCTTGACAGCGACGAGGAGGCCCATGTTCGAAAGA GACGACTTGCAGCTGTGCGCAAGAAGCAACAAATGATTGCTGAAGCCAACAGCAAGACATTACAGTCTTATCAGCAGTCAACACGTCGTCGAAGCGGTGATATCACACCACGCAGTGTCCCTTCGCACTCATCCTCCTGA
- a CDS encoding hypothetical protein (EggNog:ENOG41), with protein MTGNCDSPNSVSSDVFQELNPKAPPAPLDLLSTASSIFQQRSERFQREVLARKDAEIEAGFVATREARIKEKIEAVKEEDEVWDEEETSEDEWYEDEYEDEIPSGEDVEAFINAVIAKEATGPVLDPAIGESIEDHRNRMKTLEDRIQGYQLSKFVLEDVRGDPPSVKSKGNGAHETITIQRPASDADAMEIIV; from the exons ATGACCGGGAATTGCGATTCTCCCAATTCAGTTTCATCCGACGTCTTTCAGGAGCTCAACCCCAAAGCACCACCAGCTCCACTTGACTTGCTGTCAACCGCCTCATCCATTTTTCAACAACGATCAGAGAGATTTCAGCGAGAAGTCCTTGCTCGTAAAGACGCAGAGATCGAGGCCGGGTTCGTAGCTACTCGAGAAGCTcggatcaaggagaagatcgaAGCagtgaaggaggaagacgaggtttgggacgaggaagagacaTCAGAAGACGAGTGGTACGAAGATGAGTACGAGGATGAAATTCCTTCCGGGGAAGATGTCGAGGCTTTCATCAACGCCGTGATTGCTAAAGAAGCCACAGGCCCTGTTCTTGACCCTGCAATAGGAGAGTCAATAGAGGACCATAGAAATCGGATGAAAACTCTCGAGGACCGCATTCAGGGATATCAACTCTCCAAGTTCGTGCTCGAAGACGTGCGGGGAGATCCTCCAAG TGTCAAGTCAAAGGGAAACGGTGCTCACGAAACGATAACTATTCAGCGGCCTGCGAGCGATGCAGACGCCATGGAGATCATTGTTTAG
- a CDS encoding hypothetical protein (EggNog:ENOG41~BUSCO:EOG09262BVA) codes for MGSEKRKRSGESTKPKKKVVIDAPPSSATVSSVLRPKFCPPVIATAVGFQVPKNIPFHSYAPKNGAKSKSKQPESAAEKDFLLHSNAHRSMDYTVKSDEPRGKKPALNHFLGIYDPKTGKLEVVEAKKMTMRASVRARQGAAASSGQRDNTQTMLQLKTDLGQTFGTKKAKKAIQENVLNAIAPQRNAGEEPAKIDAAARAMLNSVGEVTSTMSSREELQAVVDAAKPVPIANMEATEIQDVYDPKKIIGADILKLVPIREWQEKVQHNEGIQVSSRFVAARVNRVAGNEEAVDRLRVLRYFYFMLLFYLHSKPGKARGTRTIAPREKLREFLAPAPEAVIESIRRKFSDRGEMRKFHVDLLITHCCVFASIIDNFEVDTQNLRDDLKIDQKTMNAYFQEIGGRMKHVINKDTKQQVSVARLTLPLSFPKQRQFAPKRR; via the exons ATGGGGAGTGAAAAGCGCAAGAGAAGCGGGGAGTCGacgaagccaaagaagaaggttgttaTTGATGCGCCTCCTTCGTCGGCGACCGTCTCTTCTGTCCTCAGACCCAAGTTCTGCCCTCCTGTGATAG CGACGGCTGTTGGCTTCCAAGTACCAAAGAACATTCCCTTTCACTCATATGCGCCCAAGAATGGCGCCAAGTCAAAAAGCAAACAGCCTGAATCGGCTGCAGAAAAAGATTTCCTGCTGCACTCGAATGCACATCGATCTATGGACTACACTGTCAAATCGGACGAGCCAAGAGGGAAAAAGCCAGCACTAAATCACTTCCTCGGAATCTACGATCCCAAGACGGGAAAACTTGAGGTGGTCGAGGCTAAGAAGATGACAATGCGGGCTTCAGTAAGGGCAAGGCAGGGCGCcgctgcttcttctggtcAGCGCGATAACACTCAG ACCATGCTACAGCTAAAGACCGACCTTGGCCAGACATTTGgtaccaagaaggccaaaaAGGCCATCCAAGAGAACGTCTTAAACGCTATCGCACCGCAAAGGAATGCTGGGGAAGAGCCTGCGAAGATTGATGCAGCAGCGCGTGCTATGCTCAACTCTGTGGGAGAAGTCACATCGACCATGTCATCGAGAGAGGAGTTACAAGCGGTTGTGGATGCCGCCAAGCCTGTACCCATTGCCAACATGGAAGCGACCGAGATCCAAGACGTTTACGAccccaagaagatcatcgGAGCAGACATCCTCAAGCTGGTTCCCATTCGAGAATGGCAAGAAAAGGTACAACACAATGAGGGCATCCAGGTGTCATCACGCTTTGTTGCCGCTCGGGTGAACCGCGTGGCAGGCAACGAGGAGGCTGTGGATCGGCTACGTGTACTACGTTACTTCTACTTCATGCTTCTTTTCTACCTTCACAGCAAGCCTGGCAAGGCCCGTGGCACCCGAACTATCGCACCTCGAGAGAAACTTAGAGAGTTCCTTGCTCCTGCACCCGAGGCTGTGATCGAGAGCATTCGCCGCAAGTTCTCTGACCGTGGCGAGATGCGCAAGTTCCACGTGGATCTGCTGATAACACACTGCTGTGTTTTTGCAAGCATCATTGACAATTTTGAGGTTGACACACAGAACCTACGTGACGATCTGAAGATTGATCAGAAGACGATGAATGCCTACTTCCAGGAGATTGGCGGTCGCATGAAGCATGTCATAAACAAGGATACGAAACAACAGGTTAGCGTAGCCCGTCTAACGCTGCCATTGAGCTTCCCCAAGCAGAGGCAATTTGCGCCAAAACGCCGATAG
- a CDS encoding hypothetical protein (EggNog:ENOG41): MTSTSQFLETTVKWAEAVVCLANDIQTKKQLVCKLINLDKIQGKNSQEDIRRKFQEADILRQLRHPNILPYVDAISSPHSLYTFTELASGGDLMSFILRHGTVKELDSRIIIRQVVRGLGYLHEKDIVHRDLKPENILLAYSPKIAYHRVMLSDFGNSAVPRRSRMITNAGTPGYQAPEFAAGGQAHTAAVDIWSLGVVALLLLASDNHDTELNKMEQGDIVEYLTRLFNGMQTKPSPEGIEFVWNCLKVDPSQRINAYGAKTHTWLCPLKRNRELFKRMDSRTLASWKPQDKLKPMPWVLPDLALSNPPTPTRSPGSSISQYFTTTPMRFETTTRKSRDRVLGIAAESDTGTATSKTTSSFSVPPRPCGTLRESATNPKKPQPPWQGFRNTNGSANTGFPSKRRRVPRARTHDNANVALPGLERHLRSPNNPNPRYRQNVLSALERTKSKFLTDSISPVSRTPLDALASNAFVPPPSPKKRKSKRDVRHKESGGANMRHLTFR, translated from the exons ATGACCTCGACTTCGCAGTTTCTCGAAACCACTGTGAAGT GGGCGGAAGCAGTCGTCTGCCTGGCAAACGATATCCAGACGAAGAAGCAGTTAGTTTGCAAGTTAATCAATCTCGACAAGATTCAAGGAAAGAATTCTCAAGAGGATATCCGCCGCAAGTTTCAGGAAGCTGACATCTTGCGCCAGCTGAGACAT CCTAACATCCTTCCTTATGTGGATGCTATCTCATCACCACACTCACT CTATACCTTTACAGAACTTGCATCGGGTGGTGATCTCATGTCATTCATCCTACGCCATGGCACAGTCAAGGAACTCGACTCACGGATCATTATCCGTCAAGTTGTACGTGGTCTTGGCTATCTCCACGAGAAAGACATTGTTCACCGTGATCTCAAACCAGAGAATATCCTCTTGGCTTACTCGCCCAAGATTGCGTACCATCGAGTCATGCTTTCAGACTTTGGCAATTCTGCTGTGCCTCGACGTAGTAGAATGATCACAAACGCTGGGACGCCAGGATACCAAGCACC GGAGTTTGCAGCGGGCGGCCAAGCTCACACTGCGGCTGTGGACATCTGGTCCCTAGGTGTTGTTGCACTGCTCCTCCTCGCATCTGATAATCACGACACAGAGCTTAACAAGATGGAACAAGGAGACATAGTCGAATATCTCACTAGATTATTCAATGGAATGCAGACAAAACCGTCTCCCGAAGGGATTGAGTTCGTCTGGAACTGTCTGAAAGTCGACCCATCACAGAGGATCAATGCTTATGGAGCGAAGACGCATACATGGCTTTGTCCTCTGAAGAGGAATCGGGAACTGTTCAAACGAATGGATTCTCGAACACTGGCTTCTTGGAAACCTCAAGATAAGCTCAAACCGATGCCTTGGGTGTTACCTGATCTTGCACTGAGCAACCCACCAACACCTACAAGAAGCCCAGGCTCATCAATCAGCCAATACTTCACGACGACACCTATGCGCTTTGAAACTACCACCAGAAAGTCCAGAGACCGCGTTCTGGGGATAGCCGCAGAATCTGACACAGGAACTGCCACAAGCAAGACTACCTCTTCTTTCTCGGTGCCGCCGCGCCCATGCGGCACTCTACGAGAGTCTGCGACAAATCCCAAGAAGCCTCAACCTCCTTGGCAAGGGTTTCGTAACACTAACGGTTCAGCGAACACTGGATTCCCATCAAAACGCAGAAGAGTCCCAAGAGCTAGGACTCATGATAATGCGAATGTTGCCCTACCTGGGTTGGAGAGACATCTAAGATCACCTAACAACCCCAATCCTCGTTATAGGCAAAACGTTCTTTCGGCTCTCGAGAGGACGAAGTCAAAGTTCCTCACAGACAGCATCTCTCCTGTTTCGAGGACTCCTTTAGATGCTCTCGCTTCAAATGCATTTGTTCCACCACCAAGCCCTAAGAAACGGAAGAGCAAGCGCGATGTGAGGCACAAGGAATCGGGCGGAGCTAATATGCGGCACCTCACATTCCGCTGA